A genomic segment from Anopheles maculipalpis chromosome X, idAnoMacuDA_375_x, whole genome shotgun sequence encodes:
- the LOC126557503 gene encoding sodium- and chloride-dependent GABA transporter 1-like encodes RQGVFIFNIVQWTPIKYLGYSYPFWAHAFGWFTALSSMLCIPGYMIWLWRNTPGDRANKIRLIVRIEDSVSQLRERMQADAEKGMEL; translated from the exons CGGCAGGGCGTATTTATCTTCAACATCGTGCAATGGACACCGATCAAGTACCTTGGCTACTCGTACCCGTTCTGGGCCCATGCCTTCGGCTGGTTTACCGCACTGTCGTCGATGCTGTGCATCCCCGGATACATGATCTGGCTGTGGAGAAACACCCCTGGCGATCGTGCTAAT AAAATTCGACTGATCGTTCGAATCGAGGACAGCGTAAGCCAGCTTCGGGAGAGAATGCAGGCTGATGCAGAGAAGGGCATGGAGCTGTAG